The genomic region GTGTTGCGGGACGTCATCCGCGACGCATCCTCCAGCGACATCGATGCGCCGACGATCATGGCGGTGACGGCCGAATACTTCGACCTCACCCTCGACGAGATCTGTGGGGCCACGAAGACCAAGGCCATCGTCCGGGCCCGACAGACCGCCATGTACCTGTGCCGCGAGCTCACCGACCTCACGTTGCCCAAGATCGGCCAGCTCTTCGGCGGTCGCGATCACACCACGGTCATGCATGCGGACAAGAAGATCCGCCTCGAGATGACGGAGCGCCGGCAGACCTACGAAACGGTCCAGGAACTCACTGCCCGGATCCGGGACCGCAACCGACACTGAGTCGCCTCCACCACGGGATCTCGACTCCTACGTCCCTCGAGCACCGCTCGACACGCTGGTCGAGTGCAAACCCGGGCGCAGCGCACACCGGATCTCCTCTCGTTCCTCGCTCGATCGCCGTGGGTTTCCGCTGATCCCCTTCGTCTCCTTCGTCGCTCAGGACGAAGAACGAGCGAGGAACGAACGCGATGAGGCCCTGTCCGACGACCAACCAGTCTCCTGCGTCGCTCGATCGCTCCCTCCGGGTGGACGTCGTCTCTCCGGGTGTTCATCGCCGCCGGCGGTACCGATCCACGAGCCCCATTCGTCCCACCGATCCCCTGCTGCACGCCACCCCCGCGGTAGCCGGAGTTGTCCACAATGCCGGCGATATCGATTGCACGATGACTGCCTGCGGAAACAGCCGACTGAAGGGGCCGATGCCACCTTCCGGAGTGACCCCGACCACACAGAGTTGTCACCATGTGTGGACAACTCTGTGGACGGATGGGGACAGCACGGGGACAGCACGTCCACAACTGCCCTCTTCGACGGCCGGTGTCCCCACCTCTGCGAGTGCTCCACCGAATGACATGAATGCGACACCGACCGTCCGAGGACGGTCCACACCGACGCCACGCGACGTGACGAGCAGGAACAGCCCCGCATCCACACCGTCCACACTGCCTACTACTACGACTGTTTGATCTCTATAAGGGTCTACAAGAACAACCACCGTGGGGACAACCGGAACACCGGTGCCATCCAGGCGAATCCCGATTCGACCCCTGGACCGGTCGATCCAGCCGCCCCGGAATCTTTCCGGGCCCCCGGAGATGACGGGAGGCCCGCGAACCTCTACCGTTGGCAGCCCGGGGCATCGTGTCGGCATTCCGGCGCGTCCTCTGGGGATTCTCTCCCCTGAGGAGCTGTGGCCGACAACGGCTCCTCGCACGGATCGGTCCCGACACCCGTCGCTCCGCCCAGCACTGCTCGATCTCGTGACCCGAAAGGCCTCCAGATGAAGTTCCGCGTTGCCCGCGAGGATCTCGCCGACGCCGTGTCGTGGGTGGCCAAGTCGTTGCCGGCACGGCCGCCGATGCCCGTCCTGGGTGGCGTGCTGCTCGAGGTCAGCGACGAGACCACCCCGGTGCTCACGGTCGCCGGATTCGACTACGAGGTCTCGACCCGTGCCACCGTCTCCGTCGATGCCGACACCGCCGGCCGGGTCCTGGTCTCCGGGCGACTGCTCAACGAGATCACCCGATCGCTGCCGGCCGGTAAGCCGGTCGACCTGTCGGTCGAGGGCAACAAGGTCACCATCAAGGGCGGTGCCGCCCGGTTCACCCTGCCGACGATGCCGGTCGATGACTACCCGGCGCTGCCCCAGATGCCCGAGGCCTCCGGAAGTGTCGATGCGGCGACCTTCGCCGAAGCCGTCGCACAGACCGTCGTGGCCGCCGGTCGCGACGACGCACTGCCCATGACCACCGGTGTCCGCATCGAGATCGAGGGCGAGACCCTGACGCTCGCCGCCACCGACCGTTTCCGGCTCGGGTTGCGCACCCTCAGCTGGACGCCGACCAGTGCCACCCCGCTGTCGACGTCGGTGCTGGTGCCGGCCCGCACCCTCTCGGATGCGGCCAAATCGCTCGGCAGCAGCAAGGACGTCACCTTCGCCCTCGGTGACGGACTGCTCGGCCTCGAGGCCGGCGGCCGCCGCACCACCGTGCGACTGATGGACCTCGAGTTCGTGAAGTACCGCTCACTGCTGCCGACCGAGTCGACCACCACCGTCGATGTCGCGGTGAGCGAATTGAGCGATGCGATCAAGCGGGTGTCGCTGGTGACCGATCGTGGCCACCACCTGCGGCTGCAGGTCGGTGACGGAGCCCTGACCCTCACCGCCGGCGGCGACGACGAGGGCCGGGCCGAAGAGGATCTGCAGGTCGAGGCCGACGGCGCCGAACTGCTGATCGCCTTCAACCCGACGTATCTGCTCGACGGACTGGGGGTGCTGCGCACCGCGAAGGTGCGGCTCGCCTTCACCACGCCCAGTCGGCCCGCGTTGCTGCTGCCCATCGATGAGGATGGCGAGGCACCCGCAGGCACCGCGTCCGAGGACATCGCCTACCGCTACCTCGTGATGCCGGCCCGCCTTCCAGGCTGATCCAGTGCGCTGATCGAGGGGGTCTCGACTCCTTCGTCGCTCGACCACCGATTGGGTCTCGACTCCTTCGTCGCTCGACCAGCTGATGGGTCTCGACTCCTTCGTCGCTCGACCACCGCAGTCTCCGGTGATCGAGCAAGCGTGGAACGAGCGCGTCGAGATCCCGACAGATCGACGACGCGGTCCCGATGAATGCAGCAATCGACCACCGGATGATCGTCGTCGCTCAGGCTCTCCGTCGCTCCCGACGGGCCCGGAGTACCACGAACACCCGGTCGGCGACCAGGGCGATCACCAGCAGCGCCCCGTGCAGGACCTGCTGGGCGTACGAGCTGATGTTCACCAGCGCGAGACCGTTGTCGACGGTACTGAGGACCAGCAGCGCAAGCACCGTCCCGGCGACGGAGCCGCGGCCGCCGGCCAGGCTGCCACCACCGAGCACGACTGCGGTGAGCACCGTGAGTTCCAGGCCCCCTGCCGCTGCCGGCAGGCCCGTTCCCAGCTGGGACGTGAGGATCATCCCCACCAGTGCAGCGGCTGCCCCCGAGGCGATGAACATGCCGATCAGGGACAGGGTGTGACGACGGGCAGCACGTTGTTGTTGGGACGATCCGGCCTGGTCCGCCTCGTCGGTGCCGGGATCGAGCGGCCGGTCCTGCAGGCCCAGACCGAGGATCCCGGACCGCCCGATGGGTGACGGCTGCGGCGACAGGGTCTGCGACAATCCGGTGAGCGCCTGGATTCCTGCGGCTGCGACGAGCAGTCCGAGGAAGATCAGCACCGGCACGCTCAGCGCGAACACCGACGTCGTCGCGCTGAGTGTCGAGAAGTTCGGCGCCGTCACCGCCAGGCCACCCGGCAGCAGGTAGGCGACCCCCCGCAGCAGCGCCATCGCGGCGAACGTGGCGGCCAAGCTGTTGATGCCGAGCACGCAAACCAGCACACCGATGATCGCCCCGGAGAGCAGACCCGCGATCACCGCCACCAGCACGGCACCGACGTTGCCGAGGTCGGGGGCGAATCCGGCGAGCAGGACGCCGCTGGTGGCGGCCAGTGCTCCGACCGACAGGTCGACCTGGCCGGCCCGGATGAGGAACGTCGCCGGCAACGCCACGATGCCGGTCACTGAGATCGAGGTGATCAAGGTGACCAGGTTGTCCGAGGTGAGGAAGTACGGGCTGACCGCGGAGAACACTGCGCCGACGACAGCGAGCAGCACCAGGAACACCAGTGCAGTGCGGAGAATGCGCGGCAGCCGCCTCGGGGAGGTGACGACAAGGGTCTGTGTCATGGGTTCTCCGGGCAGCTGCTCACGTCGTAGGAGCCACTCACCGTCGACACATCGACGAACTGCGGTGTGGTGAGCATTGCCTGCGGGATGCTGCGGCCGGCCATGGCGTCGATCAGCGACGGCACCACGAGTTCTCCGTAGCGGTCGGGAAAGAGCGCTGCATCACCCAGCCACCGAGGATTGCCTGCGATTTCGCAGCGAGAGCGCTGGTCGGCGCCGACCGCGACCAGCCGTACGTCCTCGAGCCGTCCCGCGGACCGGAC from Nakamurella sp. A5-74 harbors:
- the dnaN gene encoding DNA polymerase III subunit beta, whose product is MKFRVAREDLADAVSWVAKSLPARPPMPVLGGVLLEVSDETTPVLTVAGFDYEVSTRATVSVDADTAGRVLVSGRLLNEITRSLPAGKPVDLSVEGNKVTIKGGAARFTLPTMPVDDYPALPQMPEASGSVDAATFAEAVAQTVVAAGRDDALPMTTGVRIEIEGETLTLAATDRFRLGLRTLSWTPTSATPLSTSVLVPARTLSDAAKSLGSSKDVTFALGDGLLGLEAGGRRTTVRLMDLEFVKYRSLLPTESTTTVDVAVSELSDAIKRVSLVTDRGHHLRLQVGDGALTLTAGGDDEGRAEEDLQVEADGAELLIAFNPTYLLDGLGVLRTAKVRLAFTTPSRPALLLPIDEDGEAPAGTASEDIAYRYLVMPARLPG
- a CDS encoding ABC transporter permease — encoded protein: MTQTLVVTSPRRLPRILRTALVFLVLLAVVGAVFSAVSPYFLTSDNLVTLITSISVTGIVALPATFLIRAGQVDLSVGALAATSGVLLAGFAPDLGNVGAVLVAVIAGLLSGAIIGVLVCVLGINSLAATFAAMALLRGVAYLLPGGLAVTAPNFSTLSATTSVFALSVPVLIFLGLLVAAAGIQALTGLSQTLSPQPSPIGRSGILGLGLQDRPLDPGTDEADQAGSSQQQRAARRHTLSLIGMFIASGAAAALVGMILTSQLGTGLPAAAGGLELTVLTAVVLGGGSLAGGRGSVAGTVLALLVLSTVDNGLALVNISSYAQQVLHGALLVIALVADRVFVVLRARRERRRA